In a genomic window of Paraburkholderia acidiphila:
- a CDS encoding phage tail protein, producing MALFPANPKRLDPYKNFKFRVKWDGVYVAGVSKVSSLKRSTEVVEHRAGGDPSTAHRSPGRNKYEPITLEGGLTQDMRFHDWAALVWNFNAALGAEVSLANFRKDIYLELYNEAGQLVIAYKIYRCWVSEYQALPDLDANANAVAIEHIKLENEGWERDTSVSEPQEPTLSAAVT from the coding sequence ATGGCACTCTTCCCCGCCAATCCCAAGCGCCTCGATCCGTACAAGAATTTCAAGTTCCGCGTGAAGTGGGACGGCGTGTACGTCGCGGGCGTGAGCAAGGTGAGCAGCCTCAAGCGCAGCACCGAAGTGGTCGAGCACCGCGCGGGCGGCGACCCCTCCACCGCGCACCGCTCGCCTGGACGCAACAAGTACGAACCCATCACGCTCGAAGGCGGCCTCACGCAGGACATGCGCTTTCACGACTGGGCGGCCCTCGTCTGGAACTTCAATGCCGCGCTCGGCGCCGAAGTGTCGCTCGCCAATTTCCGCAAGGACATCTATCTGGAGCTTTACAACGAGGCCGGGCAGCTCGTGATCGCGTACAAGATCTACCGCTGCTGGGTCTCGGAGTATCAGGCGCTCCCCGATCTCGACGCCAATGCGAACGCCGTCGCCATCGAGCACATCAAGCTCGAGAACGAGGGCTGGGAGCGCGACACGAGCGTGTCCGAACCGCAGGAAC
- a CDS encoding Ig-like domain-containing protein: MSTLTYPGVYIEEIPSGVHTITGVATSIAAFVGWAPQGPVNAATLVQSWAGYAAVFGGLDARSQLGYCVSQFFLNGGTQCYIVRLVWDGTLPAASGAPAPCATAFSNSIGYPEATVTATIGNVSGAITLGIGAPPLTAIAVEPNLPAGYTPPLTVLPPPMPTGATMTLSALPTYADNSQQPALGGVKWTSLPAGMVSIAGNVVTAMNSGNGTVTATDASGVVSGTLAIQVVNTLFSKLAINAPGGSLKVAPGETLALSATGEYGGVTQDLTAQVGWGPPQCFLSPQSPGLFTAPINAVQGTTVQVNAVLPWSAPGGTAPASATITIAPPAVLSPAIYPQNATTVPSGPAIQFAVYGYESSKPTELVALPQADWPITSSDGTVASVATATGVVTPGNAGSATLTATSTANPLVTLTTTLTVSAAPKLSGISVSPASVSVPQNETQQMTATGLYSDGSTADLTNIVTWSVTPAGTAGITVTGLLTGSSPGTAVVTAKWPTVPDSAGIPVTVTLRELESIAVTTPAVPPWLKPGQPVQLTATPTYSDGPGASVSTSATWSVSPPQFAQALGGNVVANAAGAPLTLFAANPGVWGNTLMVGVTLQPNNSNFNLIVQRSASNGRVTTLESFLNLSVVPTDPRYVVNVIDNTSNYITFVSPVSGAIVAPTGTPAATPPVPLGGGADGAVLTPATDANFENVLLNTPSGGIGLLDTVDIFNLLCVPGETDTATISQLQAYCNKKRALYIVDAPPLATESALQAQGPLGTAPGGTLQGGITGTYASNSAYYFPWVSAPDPLSPGNSKLSPPCGFVAGIYAATDATRGVWKAPAGISAGLTGQSGLQYVLTDDQNGSLNPQAINCLRLFRVYGEVVWGARTLAGNDQAGSEWKYVPVRRLALFLESSLYEGTQWVIFEPNDEKLWGQIRLNIGSFMQWLFLQGAFAGTTPQEAYFVKCDEDINTDANIALGIVTVQVGFAPLNPAEFLVIEIQQINNQSS, translated from the coding sequence ATGTCCACGCTCACCTATCCTGGCGTCTATATCGAGGAAATCCCCAGCGGGGTCCACACCATTACGGGTGTGGCCACATCGATTGCCGCGTTCGTCGGCTGGGCGCCACAGGGGCCGGTCAACGCGGCCACGCTCGTGCAGAGTTGGGCTGGGTACGCTGCCGTGTTCGGCGGGCTCGACGCGCGCAGCCAGCTTGGCTATTGCGTAAGCCAGTTCTTCCTCAATGGCGGCACGCAGTGTTATATCGTGCGGCTCGTCTGGGACGGCACGCTTCCGGCGGCAAGCGGCGCGCCCGCACCCTGCGCAACGGCTTTTTCGAACAGTATTGGTTATCCGGAAGCCACCGTCACCGCGACGATAGGCAACGTTTCCGGCGCCATCACGCTGGGCATTGGCGCGCCGCCGCTCACGGCCATTGCGGTCGAACCCAATCTCCCGGCCGGGTACACACCACCGTTAACCGTCTTGCCGCCGCCCATGCCGACGGGCGCCACCATGACGCTCTCAGCGCTTCCAACGTATGCGGACAACAGCCAGCAACCCGCTTTGGGCGGCGTGAAGTGGACATCGCTCCCGGCAGGGATGGTGTCAATCGCAGGCAACGTGGTCACGGCGATGAACAGTGGAAACGGCACGGTCACTGCGACGGACGCATCGGGTGTGGTGTCCGGCACGCTCGCGATTCAGGTCGTCAACACGTTGTTCTCGAAGCTCGCGATCAACGCCCCCGGCGGCTCGCTCAAAGTCGCGCCTGGCGAAACGCTCGCGCTGAGCGCGACGGGAGAGTATGGCGGCGTCACCCAGGATCTCACCGCCCAGGTGGGCTGGGGCCCCCCCCAGTGTTTTCTCTCGCCCCAGAGCCCTGGTCTGTTCACCGCGCCCATCAATGCTGTGCAAGGGACGACGGTGCAGGTGAACGCGGTGCTTCCATGGAGCGCACCCGGCGGCACGGCGCCCGCGTCGGCCACCATCACCATCGCACCGCCTGCCGTGCTTTCCCCGGCGATCTATCCGCAGAATGCCACTACGGTGCCGAGCGGGCCGGCGATCCAGTTCGCGGTATACGGCTACGAATCCAGCAAGCCGACGGAACTGGTTGCGTTGCCGCAAGCGGATTGGCCTATCACGTCGAGCGACGGTACGGTTGCCTCCGTTGCAACCGCCACGGGCGTCGTCACACCAGGGAATGCGGGCAGCGCGACGCTCACAGCGACGTCGACGGCCAATCCGCTGGTCACGCTCACCACCACGCTGACTGTCTCGGCCGCGCCCAAGCTCAGCGGCATCAGCGTCTCTCCCGCATCGGTGTCGGTGCCGCAGAACGAGACGCAGCAGATGACGGCGACCGGGCTGTACAGCGATGGCAGCACGGCCGACCTCACGAATATCGTGACGTGGAGTGTGACGCCGGCTGGCACAGCCGGCATTACCGTCACCGGTCTGCTTACAGGCAGCAGTCCGGGCACCGCGGTCGTGACGGCGAAATGGCCGACTGTGCCTGATAGCGCCGGCATACCCGTCACCGTTACGCTGCGCGAACTCGAATCGATCGCAGTGACAACGCCGGCCGTACCGCCCTGGCTGAAACCGGGCCAACCGGTGCAGTTGACGGCGACCCCGACTTACTCGGACGGCCCCGGTGCGTCGGTCAGCACGTCGGCAACCTGGTCGGTCTCGCCGCCGCAGTTCGCGCAAGCCCTGGGTGGCAACGTCGTCGCCAACGCGGCGGGCGCGCCGCTTACGCTGTTCGCGGCGAATCCCGGCGTCTGGGGCAATACGCTGATGGTGGGCGTGACGCTGCAACCCAACAACAGCAACTTCAACCTGATCGTGCAGCGAAGCGCGAGCAACGGCCGCGTCACGACGCTCGAAAGCTTCCTCAATCTCTCTGTCGTGCCGACCGATCCGCGCTACGTGGTCAACGTCATTGATAACACGTCGAACTACATCACGTTCGTGAGTCCGGTGAGCGGAGCGATCGTCGCGCCAACCGGCACGCCCGCGGCTACGCCGCCCGTGCCGCTAGGCGGCGGCGCGGACGGCGCCGTGCTCACGCCGGCCACGGATGCGAACTTCGAGAACGTGCTGCTCAATACGCCCTCCGGCGGCATTGGCCTGCTCGACACCGTGGATATCTTCAATCTGCTGTGCGTGCCCGGCGAAACGGATACCGCGACCATTTCGCAGCTGCAGGCGTATTGCAACAAAAAGCGCGCGCTGTACATCGTGGACGCGCCGCCGCTCGCCACCGAATCCGCGTTGCAGGCGCAAGGCCCACTGGGCACGGCGCCGGGCGGCACGCTGCAGGGCGGCATCACCGGCACCTATGCGAGCAATTCCGCTTATTACTTCCCGTGGGTCTCGGCACCCGACCCGCTCTCGCCTGGCAACTCGAAGCTCTCTCCGCCGTGCGGCTTCGTGGCCGGCATTTACGCCGCCACCGACGCCACGCGCGGCGTCTGGAAAGCCCCGGCCGGCATCTCCGCGGGCCTGACCGGGCAGAGCGGCTTGCAATACGTGCTCACGGACGACCAGAACGGCAGCCTCAATCCGCAGGCGATCAACTGCCTGCGTCTGTTTCGCGTGTACGGCGAAGTGGTCTGGGGTGCGCGCACGCTCGCGGGCAACGACCAGGCTGGCTCCGAATGGAAGTACGTTCCGGTGCGCCGCCTCGCGCTCTTTCTCGAATCGAGCCTGTACGAAGGCACGCAGTGGGTCATCTTCGAGCCGAACGACGAAAAGCTCTGGGGGCAGATCCGGCTGAATATCGGCTCCTTCATGCAGTGGCTGTTCCTGCAAGGCGCCTTTGCGGGCACGACGCCTCAGGAAGCGTACTTCGTCAAATGCGACGAGGACATCAACACGGACGCGAACATCGCACTGGGCATCGTGACCGTGCAGGTAGGCTTCGCGCCGCTCAATCCCGCGGAATTTCTCGTGATCGAGATACAGCAGATCAATAATCAGTCATCCTGA
- a CDS encoding class I SAM-dependent methyltransferase — MIPVQRHRVFAHLALKRTAAIAAASLALFAAGCATSTQQAVHSAQTQPAAATSLDAAIAGPARSERAKARDVYRHPKETLQFFGVEPTQTVLEIAPGGGWYTDILAPWLHDGGHLYEAQYISTSAELAAEDRDTDAAFLRKLAATPALYGNVKVGTLHAGEFKGFEAQGQFDVVLTFRNIHNWIKDGQIDDNLRAFYVALKPGGVLGVEEHRARRGTTVQQMIDSGYVTEEYVIEHAQGAGFVLAARSEINANPKDTKDYPHGVWSLPPTYKGGDVDRARYAAIGESDRMTLRFIKP, encoded by the coding sequence ATGATTCCGGTCCAACGCCATCGCGTCTTCGCACACCTTGCACTGAAACGGACTGCCGCCATCGCCGCGGCGTCTCTCGCCCTCTTTGCGGCCGGGTGTGCGACATCCACACAGCAGGCCGTGCACAGTGCGCAGACGCAACCCGCAGCCGCCACGTCACTCGATGCCGCGATCGCTGGTCCAGCCCGTAGCGAGCGGGCCAAAGCGCGCGACGTCTATCGGCATCCGAAGGAGACGTTGCAATTCTTCGGCGTCGAGCCCACGCAAACGGTGCTCGAAATCGCGCCGGGCGGCGGCTGGTACACGGACATCCTGGCCCCGTGGTTGCACGATGGCGGCCATCTTTACGAGGCCCAGTACATCAGCACGTCAGCGGAACTGGCCGCCGAAGACCGCGACACCGACGCCGCGTTCTTGCGCAAGCTCGCGGCAACCCCGGCGCTCTATGGCAACGTCAAGGTCGGCACCTTGCATGCAGGCGAGTTCAAGGGTTTCGAGGCGCAAGGCCAGTTCGACGTGGTGCTCACCTTCCGCAACATCCACAACTGGATCAAGGACGGCCAGATTGACGACAACCTGCGCGCGTTCTATGTCGCATTGAAACCCGGCGGCGTGCTCGGCGTCGAGGAGCATCGCGCGCGGCGTGGCACGACCGTGCAGCAAATGATCGACAGCGGCTACGTGACCGAAGAGTACGTGATCGAGCATGCGCAGGGCGCGGGCTTCGTGCTGGCCGCACGCAGCGAGATCAACGCGAATCCGAAAGACACCAAGGATTATCCGCACGGCGTCTGGTCGCTGCCGCCCACCTACAAGGGCGGCGACGTTGACCGCGCGCGCTATGCAGCGATTGGGGAGTCGGATCGCATGACGCTGAGGTTCATCAAGCCATAA
- a CDS encoding class II aldolase/adducin family protein — translation MAASDLTLKPAVSAAEWEARVNLAAAYRLTALFGWDDLVFTHISARVPGPEHHFLINPYGMMFDEITASSLVKIDLEGRKVSDSPYDINPAGFTIHSAVHAAREDALCVMHTHSVNGVAVSAQDAGLLPLSQQSLGVLASLGYHDYEGIALNEDEKPRLVRDLGNNTYLMLRNHGLLTVGASPADAFVAMYFFEAACMIQVRAQAGGSKLRPIAQPILNGIRQQIATVTRGVSPGALAWPGLLRRLDRHNPGYAA, via the coding sequence ATGGCCGCATCTGATCTCACCCTGAAGCCTGCTGTTTCCGCCGCCGAATGGGAAGCGCGGGTCAATCTCGCGGCGGCGTACCGCCTGACCGCGCTGTTCGGATGGGACGACCTCGTGTTTACCCATATCTCCGCGCGCGTACCCGGACCCGAGCACCATTTCCTGATCAACCCGTACGGGATGATGTTCGACGAGATCACCGCGTCTTCGCTCGTCAAGATCGATCTGGAAGGCCGCAAAGTGTCCGACTCGCCTTACGACATCAATCCGGCCGGCTTCACGATTCACAGCGCGGTGCACGCGGCGCGCGAAGACGCGCTCTGCGTGATGCACACGCATTCGGTCAACGGTGTGGCCGTGTCGGCCCAGGACGCGGGCTTGCTGCCGCTTTCCCAGCAGTCGCTCGGCGTGCTCGCATCGCTCGGCTATCACGACTACGAGGGCATCGCCCTCAACGAAGACGAGAAGCCCCGGCTCGTGCGCGACCTCGGCAACAACACTTATCTGATGCTGCGCAACCACGGTCTCCTGACCGTCGGCGCGAGCCCGGCGGATGCGTTCGTCGCGATGTACTTCTTCGAGGCGGCGTGCATGATTCAGGTCCGCGCACAGGCGGGTGGCTCGAAGCTTCGGCCGATCGCCCAGCCGATTCTCAACGGCATCCGGCAGCAGATCGCCACCGTGACGCGGGGCGTCAGCCCCGGCGCGCTCGCCTGGCCTGGACTGCTGCGCCGGCTCGACCGGCACAATCCCGGTTACGCGGCATAG